A region of the Enoplosus armatus isolate fEnoArm2 chromosome 8, fEnoArm2.hap1, whole genome shotgun sequence genome:
TCTGACCTCATCACAGGAAGCTGTGCAGGCCATCCCGATGATCCTGGAACAGTTGGTgtgcctccagcagcagcagctacagcaaATCCAGCTCACAGAACAGATTCGAATCCAAGTAGCTATGATGACTCCACAGGGTCTCCAGTCATCCGTAGGGGCAGTAATGGATCCTCTGAAAGCCCTCGGCGCACATCTCTCtcaacagctgtctgctgcagcagctctgattGGAAAAAGGACCGGCAGTCAGAGCCTTTCTATGGAGACGATGAAGCAAGGTAAACTACCTCTCCCTACTGGCATCCCTACCTCTCTACCTGGAGGATTGGGTTCAATGACTTCTAAAACAGATATTTTGAAGGGCATTCCAGATCTGGCTAGCCGTTTACCAGCACTACTGCCACAGTCACCAGGTGTCATGGGTTTCCCTAGCACCTTCAGTGGTATCCAAGCAGGGATTGAGTCCTCcaaaaaaatgaagacaaaaatgcTGAACCACCCACCAGAATCAAAGAATGGTGACTCATTATACAAGCACAAGTGCAAGTACTGTGGAAAGACCTTTGGCAATGACAGTGCTCTTCAGATTCACTTACGTTCTCACACCGGCGAGAGGCCCTTCAAGTGTAACATATGCGGAAACCGCTTCACAACCAAAGGAAACCTCAAAGTGCATTTTCAGAGGCATAAAGACAAGTATCCTACCATCGGCATGAACCCACATCCTGTGCCAGAACACCTTGACAATATTCCCACCAGCAGTGGCATTCCCTTTGGCATGTCTGTGCCCATGGATGAGTCAAATTTGACTGAAGTTAAGCCTATGATAGGCCATCCTGCTACTGGGTTCCATTCGTCATCCATGCCAGGATTGAAGACAACATTTGACAGCCTTGCAGGGGACCCATTTTCCCAGAGAACCTCACCATCAACAAGCGATAGCTCCCCATCTGTTTCCTCTAATGTGTATGGCCATGAGACGGGACTGGATCCGAATCAGAAGGATGCCAAAGAATTGCTTGGAGCACTGCATCATATGAACGGTACTGCTCTCCCCGGAGAACAAAGCTCTGGAACCGCAAAACTTCAGCAGATGGTGGATGGTCTGGAAAAGAGAACCAGTGACCCCAACGAGTGTGTAATCTGCCATAGGGTACTCAGTTGCCAGAGCTCACTCAAAATGCATTATCGCACACACACCGGCGAGAGGCCCTACAAGTGCAAAATCTGTGGCCGCGCATTCTCCACCAAGGGTAACCTCAAGGCCCATTATGGAGTGCACAGGGCTAACACTCCCCTTAAAATGCAGCACTCATGTCCCATCTGCCAGAAGAAGTTCACGAATGCTGTGGTTCTCCAGCAGCACATTCGTATGCACATGGGTGGGCAGATCCCCAACACCCCGATGCCAGAAAACCAGtttgaagcagcagaagcatTGGAGCCATCTCTACCAGAGGACATGCCTGTGGATGCCAATGGTTTTGACGCAAGCATGGAGGATCATGAGCCAGAGCTGAACTCCCACAAGCCAAACAACACTTCAGATTCCCTCCCATCTGCCCCTGAggaacaaccacaacaacatgCAGCCACTGCCGTGTTTTCCAGCCTGGATGTGTTGAAGAATCTCACCTCTGCTCTTGCACTGAAACGACAGAGTAGCACCGCCTCGGATAGCGAGGGAACAGCCAAAGAATCCCCATCAGCTCCTAGAGAGCAGGAATATCAGAATGGCCGTAGTCCTGCCATTTCTGACTCTGCCATGTCGTTTCACTCATCTTCCCCAGTTAACAACATGAGTAGTTGCAAGTCTCCTGAGTCTGCTGTTGATGAATTTGCCCGCAGTTTGTCAAAACCAGAATCTGATGGTGGCGCTCAAGGTGGCACTGAGTCAAGTGGAGCCCTTGACCTCACAGCATCAAGCAGCTTCATCCCCAAAGCGATTAAAGAAGAACCTGGCATTCAATTCACAAATGGAGACTatggtgagtttttttttttgtttgataaaaataTTTCAGAGGCTGTAATGTTGGAAGCTTTGATCTAATTTTCCATCTCTTGTGCCAACAGTTCCTGGTAACATGTCTTTCATGAGGTTACCATCAAGTCTGGCCAGTCTGGAGATGAAGATCCCTTCAGAGAATCCTTTGGGCCCCCATGGTTTGTTCAGCTCCCATATGCCTCAGGGAACAGCCATGTCCTCCTCGGTCTCCACCGCACCGCGACGATCAACCAAACAGCACGTGTGTAATGCCTGTGGCAAGAACTTCTCATCTGCCAGCGCCTTGCAGATCCATGAGCGCACTCATACAGGGGAGAAGCCTTTTGCCTGCAACATCTGTGGCAGGGCTTTCACCACCAAGGGAAATCTAAAGGTATGTCTTGTCAAAGTGCTGAATGTCATTTTCGGTCCATTTTTAAATGCGTACTCGGGAATAATGTAATATCAAGCGTTTCGATGAGATTGTAATTAACGGTGTGTCTTGTCTTTCAGGTACATATTGGCACTCACATGTGGAACAACTCGTCACGGCGTGGCCAGCGTCTGTCTCTGGATAATCCTATGGCACTGATGGCAATGAGCTCAGAGGCTAAGATATTGCCAGAAATTATGCAGGCCCCCAAAGAACTGGGTGCTCCACAAATGAACTTTGACGCATCTCTGTGGAACCAGTATGCTGCCGCCTTCAGTGGTGGCCTGACCATGAAGACCAATGAAATTTCTGTCATTCAGGGCGGCGGCATCCCACTCCCTGGGAGCCCTGCCGGCGGGCCTCTGATTGGATCCACAGGAGGCCTCATGAAGATGGATGGATCCCACTCCGGCTTGCCTGCCTCCATGGCCGAAATTGAGAAGAACAGCTCCGACAGTGTGCCAAAATCGCAGTTCCCACATTTCATGGAGGAGGGTAAAATTGCAGTTAATTAGGCAATTTATCACCTGAACACAGTTTTTGAATGTCTCCTTTTTGAATGAGGTACAATCAATATTCAGAGAAAACTTTGTAGAATTCTGCTTAGATTGTTTGAATTTTTCCAGTAACTTCATCGCAGCTCTCTTCCCTCTTGATCTGAATGATTCTCAAGTGTTATTTTTAGTTGAACTTGATATAACTACTGtagttgtattttattttattttatataaatatatatgcgggtatttttttcctgtgactttttttgtttttgttttgctgtctaTCCAGAAGTTTGAATGTATAACTTACTTGAAACTGCTTTAATTCACTGTCTCCTTGATACTTTTGAAGGATTTTGACTTTAATAGGAAAGGTTTCAGGGCATGACTTTTTAAGGACACCATGTCTCAGTGTTCAGAAATAATGGTATAGTTGACTGTATGTATCTATAATGACTACTTTCCCTCCCATTGTGTGCCATAGGTTTTATGACATTGTGCATTTCTGTAGTGGTAAATGTCATTGGCATGTCTCATTTTGAAGGGGCTTTTGATCAGACTGACATGTTATTCCAGTGTCTTGTCTATTAAATCACTGTGCAGCAGTTCAGTCAGTTTCAGATAATGTAGATTATAAAATAGGTTTTCATCTTTGTTGCATCAGTGCTGAAATACAGTAGTTAATGACTTAAACCTTTTGCCAAGTGCCTAACCTGAATTGTACATGTTGCTGTTGTCTTTCATTGCACCATAAGGTTGTTATGAAAGCTCTGTTAGACTAATAAATTAGTGTGTTGTACCGTGTAGCATTACAcgtatttcatatatattttttttatcagtttacAAAAGTCAACCCCCTCCCCAACATATTCCACTTGTAAATCTGCAGAGTCAAATTTAGTTGGCTGAGGTCTGAAGGCTATTATATGCTTAATGTTCTCATGCCTGCACTTTATTTCAGGTTGtagttacatttacattttatagttacatttcactgcttttattgtgatgGCTGAACAGGGAAAGGGCAAATCAACAATTTTGTTAACTTTTCCTTCCCCTCaaattttgtttgaaataacCATTTAGAGTAATTGTCAgacataactttttttttctaggtTATCTTATCAACTTgtagcattatttatttataattcaCAATATGCTTGAGTTTAGGGGGTAAGTTCTACCTCGTTTAGATTTTAGTTGTCCTCCACGCTCCCTACTCTCAACGCAACGCTCTGTACATTTTCCGATACATTCTTGAGTATGCGATAAGATTTTTTCATTCTCAACCTGCTGAGTTGAACAGTAATGAATGTATCACTGGACACTTTACACAACTCAGAATGGTCAGAGTACTTTGTAGGCCCCTGCTGTACATTCCTAATCGATATGCATTTGCCAAGTTGTGCCTTTCTTTAGCAAACCATGTCAAAACTGCTTTCAAGTTGTCTCTACAATTCAAGTGATGTTGAGCCAATTTGGCCTGTTtacaatgtaaatgttttttgtttttcaaatgtttcctccacctaaatgttttctgattttgaaaaataaaatcagggTGACTTTTCCAACATGTTTCCTGTTATAACTTCACCACAGACAAGACATTGTTACCAAACTTGTTTGAGTGGATACCCAAGGACAGAAAACGTCTCCGGCTGCGTAGAGTAGGCTGGGAACTTATTTGATAGTGTTGCTCTAGCTACTGAAATGTACCCTACCTCCTATGCTAATTTCTATTCCAGGACAGGCAAGTTTGAATGCACATAAAATCCCTAATTTACATCAATTCACCTTCAGATGACTCAAGCGAAGTATTACTTTCTATTCTCACGACTCACCAGTAGCCATTAATCCCTTGCCATTTTGCATcctcaatgaaaaacaatttgcATCCACAACTGAAGGGTGCTCTTCAAACATGTGTCCACAATCCATTTCAGGTAAACTATACAGTGGCCTTTACGATTTGTCTTTATAGGATACAATACTCTGCATTATTGTCACTGTAGGGCACTCAAACTAGCAGCGGGCATACAGCGAGTAAGCGCTGTACAacaactgtactgtactgtactgcaatGCAACATTCACAAAAATGATCCAAAAGAGCCATATCTATGAATTCTGATTAAATTCTCACCCGCACCTGCACCTATGATGGTTTCTAGTGCGCTCGatatattgaatattttgtccacctacACTGGCAAATACAGAGTATTAAAAATAATCCAAACCAACACAACACCATAAACAACAGCCTTAAAAATCACCAACACAAATCCCAACTGCTGTATTGGATTGCAATGCCgtagtggaagaagtaaaagtagaaataccataATGCATAAATACTCTGCCACAAGTAAAAGACAtagtaaaaatacatatatcCAGTATTGCCAgcaaaatgtccttaaagtatctaaattgaattaattaattaaatgatatGACCTAATTTATAAACTGTTGGGTAGTTCAAAGACCCTGCACACCCATGGTCCAACCACACAGGTATTTTGCCTGATTATACCTTTTCTCAGGATTGTGGCTTGACTGACATCCTCTCTCACTTGTTAGTTTTGTTGTGGGAAAAGTTGCAAACATATCACTGTCATAAGTACATGAATGGCAACCTCAAATCCCTGCATATTTTTGCACAGGTCCAACCTGAGCAGGTCCAATCAGCCACAACAGCTGAAAACACCTGTATTTAATCTATAATATAGCATCATATTCCATACTGTGATCATTGTAATGTAAAATCAAAACGACTATTAActatagctgttaaataaatgtagtggaagtACAATATGCAAATTCCCTCAGAAGAAGTGTTGTAGAAGTGTAAAATAGCATAACATTACTATAATAAAGTACCTCtaatttgtacttaagtgcagtgctttagtaaatgtacttagttactttgcacCACTGCTCAGTAGTTTCCAGTTTCTAGTTTTACAGGTTTACAGGCATTTTGGTAAACACACTTCTGATATTACCTATTGCCAGAAATAATCGATAGGTGAACCATAGCTACTGTAATATGATGTTAACTTAATATAGTGACACAGAGAGCAACTGATGAGAAATGTAACTCCCTGCTAATAGTCATAATGTAACACTAAAACATCCACGTTCCTACAAActataaatgatatatttacagtttaaaatacacactgtgCTTTAAATATCATGCTTTAACAATATAAATCCTGCATGCTGTATATACTGCACATAGACGTGTATACATGCATGATACTGTACATGAAGTATATCCATTCgatatttatttctttgcattatttgtattatttacagtttacagaaaCACTTGTATGACTTGTATGCAGACATTGTGTATTGTTggttattgttttatatatatttatatataaaccTATTTTTTTCACCTACTCGTATGTATATAATTGTTCtatgttgtttttagctgtatgcctatttctgtcttcctgtatATTGTTCTGTTTAAGTACATTGAGGGCAACTTAAAACCTTATATGTGTTCACATACTTGGCTAATAaatcctgattctgattatcCCCAAAGCAACATACAAAGAAAGAGTTGTTCAGTCCTGTAACAAACATTCACAATACAAATctaaaatcaaaacattataTTATGAAATGGGTCCGTGTCTCATGCCATGATAGGTCTGCTAGGTGTAGCCAGTGCTGTCTGTCCCAGCAGCGCTGACCTGCTGACTGTTGAACCGTCCTGCGTGAGTGACAGCTGGGAAGCCTCCGCCCAGAACCGCTACAGCCAGGCGGACTGCCTATAGCCTGCACCCGCTACCAGGAGCCGCAGGAATGACCGACAATATCCCCCTTCAACCCGTGAGACGACCGAAAAGACAcgacagtaaacacagaaatggGTAAGGGCTTGATACAGCTCGGAAACATTAATATGAAGCCATTTTAACGTTAACGTATTTCGCTCGTGGGCTTCTGCTGATGTCAGTTAGCCGTTAAATTGTTAAGAGGAGCGCGTCGACATtgactaacgttagctaagcGGTGGCGGTTCTTAGGAGAAATAGCAGTTAGGGATAAAACAACGGCTAACGGACACGGACCTgctaataaaatgaatgtggcTATTAAATGTAGCTTTTAATAAGCTAGCTAGAGCTTCAGGAGACATCCTTGTTCCGGGGTGCAGTTGGAGCAAGTGCAATTGACGCCCATGTCAATATTTGCTCGGTTGAGAGGAACTCTGTCTGTCAAAGAGCAGAAATGTAGGCCCTGACTTAAAAGAACTGGTCACATATCACAAATGATGGTTTGTATGTTTATTCTGAGGAGCACATAAAAGGGCAGGCCGCATTGATGGTGATGAAGAAACACGCTCAGGGCAGACACAGTGCTGACATGCAGCCAATAGTCTGATCAGGCTGCCATGGTGATGTCACCTCCTgtaatacacacaaagacagtcaAAGATCTGGAAAGTCAGTCACAATGCAGACATATTGTAGCTAGCAGCACAACGTACAGTATGTTCTGCAGCTCATAGTATAATGCATAGTCAAGCCTGATGGCCATCATTGTGTCCAACTCACCTGTCCACCCTTTGACATGGCAGTTATGCAGtctgttgccagtttattaggtacacctagctaaaacgaatgcagtctaatacGAACGTACTGCCAAACAATTATACCCTCGTGAagattataatgttcagttttatatcaatgaggggAGGCTAAATAATAGGAACACCTGTCTGTAAAATGCAGTATGgttcaacagcatcacaaactacatcctccacaGTGGTCATTAAGTTGAATCATCACCTCTCTTAcgcagtttcaacaaaaactgaacattataccCTTTGTAAAGGttggatttattgcaggactgttgcattcgactgcatttgttttagctaggtgtacccaataaactggcaactgagtgtactacaaaaccaacaaaagacTGCAATGAAGTGTCCCATATGTCAATAAGTAAACATACCTGCTAGCTGTCAAGCATTAAGATCTACAGTAAAGTTGAATAAGTTGATTAATTGACAGGAAAATAATTGGTACAGACAATTAATTagtcatttaagtcatttttcaagcaaaaatgacaaacattttctgcCTCTAGCTTCTTTAAAttgaggatttgcagcttttgaACTGTtgatcggacaaaacaagacatttgactATGCCATcttgggttctgggaaattTTAATGGccattttccactttttaaaaatattttatagaaATAAAAGAAGGGTTAGCGTGGCGATCCCTCACTATGTTGGGCTGGTATTTTATACTCTAACCAATCAATTGAGAGGATTATCTTCCTCAGGATTACAGAAACCAGGAGTTGCTTTACAATGACAGAGCTCattcctgtttttgttattctctctctgtgataTGATATAACCATATGTTTGGTTTCCCCCCGAATATGAGCTATAAAGGAACCCCAGCTGTAGCATATAAAGACGAAGAGGAACCTTGTTATCGCACAGTATACTATATTAACTGCATTAGAAAATGCCCTTTCTCTGAATGGAACCATTTTATCCGCAGCTGTATATTCGTCACGcctatattttatgtttatagtCAGTGTTTTATAACTTACGAAGTCGTTCAATTATTAATCACGAGGTCACTGGGCTCTTAGTGGATTGATTTGGGTAGAGCGAAGGGAGTGGCCCCCATTTTCCAGATGAggttaatatttgttttgtaaggCATAATCACTCCAGACTCCATGGTCATGGACTTTTAGCTCAGCCTTGCCTGTTCTGTGGGTTTGTAGCTGCAATAAGCAATACATTAACTAAGGGATGTGACAagaaattcattaaaaatggagCCGTTACCTCGACAGcaccacacaacacaacacaggttTATGAGTCAAACTCCAGAACcttcattttaaagtgaaacagCCTAAATGAATCAACTAAAtcctaaatattttattttattttatttttttcatgtaacTGTCTATTTCTCAGCACATATTGAACCAAATTGTGAGATTACTTGTGAAATTCCTTAACCGTCCCCGCCTCTTCCTCTCAGGTGCTGCCCGTGGTCGAGATGCTGTGGGATGGGTGACT
Encoded here:
- the sall4 gene encoding LOW QUALITY PROTEIN: sal-like protein 4 (The sequence of the model RefSeq protein was modified relative to this genomic sequence to represent the inferred CDS: inserted 2 bases in 1 codon; substituted 1 base at 1 genomic stop codon), with product MRISTXGANFPSRGICRXEGEENCLQLFAPDGCTMSRRKQAKPQHINSDEPGSLGNGLLRDDQAEETGNDMKRFRMDETRVCNKCCAEFFDEAEYLEHEKNCTKSQQVVIMKDGDGNEVPEEYSQGSPEGLTSDHDDSQSSSHSLSNVNTDHLERTEEDSSMNAEDLGQQDQADMAANPEMTFHPLSKLQDSNVTLETMADTKVAVSQHSSQNTSLTSSQEAVQAIPMILEQLVCLQQQQLQQIQLTEQIRIQVAMMTPQGLQSSVGAVMDPLKALGAHLSQQLSAAAALIGKRTGSQSLSMETMKQGKLPLPTGIPTSLPGGLGSMTSKTDILKGIPDLASRLPALLPQSPGVMGFPSTFSGIQAGIESSKKMKTKMLNHPPESKNGDSLYKHKCKYCGKTFGNDSALQIHLRSHTGERPFKCNICGNRFTTKGNLKVHFQRHKDKYPTIGMNPHPVPEHLDNIPTSSGIPFGMSVPMDESNLTEVKPMIGHPATGFHSSSMPGLKTTFDSLAGDPFSQRTSPSTSDSSPSVSSNVYGHETGLDPNQKDAKELLGALHHMNGTALPGEQSSGTAKLQQMVDGLEKRTSDPNECVICHRVLSCQSSLKMHYRTHTGERPYKCKICGRAFSTKGNLKAHYGVHRANTPLKMQHSCPICQKKFTNAVVLQQHIRMHMGGQIPNTPMPENQFEAAEALEPSLPEDMPVDANGFDASMEDHEPELNSHKPNNTSDSLPSAPEEQPQQHAATAVFSSLDVLKNLTSALALKRQSSTASDSEGTAKESPSAPREQEYQNGRSPAISDSAMSFHSSSPVNNMSSCKSPESAVDEFARSLSKPESDGGAQGGTESSGALDLTASSSFIPKAIKEEPGIQFTNGDYVPGNMSFMRLPSSLASLEMKIPSENPLGPHGLFSSHMPQGTAMSSSVSTAPRRSTKQHVCNACGKNFSSASALQIHERTHTGEKPFACNICGRAFTTKGNLKVHIGTHMWNNSSRRGQRLSLDNPMALMAMSSEAKILPEIMQAPKELGAPQMNFDASLWNQYAAAFSGGLTMKTNEISVIQGGGIPLPGSPAGGPLIGSTGGLMKMDGSHSGLPASMAEIEKNSSDSVPKSQFPHFMEEGKIAVN